A stretch of the Streptomyces venezuelae genome encodes the following:
- a CDS encoding peptidylprolyl isomerase has protein sequence MVTSDQRRRQLAREKYERQQKRRAEAQRKGRQRMIVIGAAIAVVVATLVGLIVGGVFDGKDSTEPSAESTPSAAPTPKQSPSPAMAIDQKAKYTFSLKTNEGEIKIDMDAAKTPQTVNSFKSLADKGYFNSTKCHRLTTEGIFVLQCGDPEGTGMGGPGYTIADENLDALGKPNAQGQVIYPAGTVAMANTGQPGSGGSQFFLVYKDSPLAPSYTPFGKLDPAGLKIVQDVAKEGTVDGGIAPKKGVTIEKATVTQN, from the coding sequence GTGGTCACGAGCGATCAGCGGCGGCGGCAGCTCGCCAGGGAGAAGTACGAGCGTCAGCAGAAGCGGCGGGCAGAGGCCCAACGCAAGGGGCGGCAGCGGATGATCGTGATCGGCGCGGCCATCGCCGTGGTCGTGGCGACGCTCGTCGGCCTGATCGTGGGCGGGGTCTTCGACGGCAAGGACTCCACGGAGCCCAGCGCCGAGAGCACCCCCTCGGCCGCGCCGACGCCGAAGCAGTCCCCGTCGCCTGCCATGGCCATCGACCAGAAGGCGAAGTACACGTTCTCGCTGAAGACCAACGAGGGCGAGATCAAGATCGACATGGATGCGGCGAAGACCCCGCAGACCGTGAATTCCTTCAAGTCGCTGGCCGACAAGGGCTACTTCAACTCGACCAAATGCCACCGGCTGACGACCGAGGGCATCTTCGTGCTCCAGTGCGGCGACCCGGAGGGCACCGGCATGGGCGGTCCGGGCTACACCATCGCGGACGAGAACCTGGACGCGCTGGGCAAGCCCAACGCGCAGGGTCAGGTGATCTACCCGGCGGGCACGGTGGCGATGGCCAACACCGGCCAGCCCGGTTCCGGCGGCAGCCAGTTCTTCCTGGTCTACAAGGACAGCCCGCTGGCCCCGTCCTACACCCCCTTCGGCAAGCTCGACCCGGCCGGCCTGAAGATCGTCCAGGACGTGGCCAAGGAGGGCACCGTCGACGGAGGCATCGCCCCGAAGAAGGGCGTCACCATCGAGAAGGCCACGGTCACCCAGAACTGA
- a CDS encoding MBL fold metallo-hydrolase: protein MLIAGFPAGAWGTNCYLVAPAAGEECVIIDPGHQAAQGVEETLKKHRLKPVAVVLTHGHIDHVASVVPVCGAHDVPAWIHPEDRYMMSDPEKALGRSIGMPLMGELTVGEPDDVRTLADGTTLKLAGLEFSVAHAPGHTKGSVTFRMPEAADVPPVFFSGDLLFAGSIGRTDLPGGSHAEMLESLARVCLPLDDSTVVLSGHGPQTTIGRERATNPYLREVAAGLGDGTAAPRRGM, encoded by the coding sequence GTGCTGATTGCCGGATTCCCCGCCGGGGCCTGGGGCACCAACTGCTACCTGGTCGCCCCCGCCGCCGGTGAGGAGTGCGTCATCATCGACCCGGGCCACCAGGCCGCCCAGGGAGTCGAGGAGACGCTGAAGAAGCACCGGCTCAAGCCCGTCGCGGTCGTCCTCACCCACGGCCACATCGACCATGTGGCCTCGGTGGTCCCGGTCTGCGGAGCGCACGACGTGCCCGCCTGGATCCACCCCGAGGACCGGTACATGATGAGCGACCCCGAGAAGGCCCTCGGGCGTTCCATCGGGATGCCGCTGATGGGCGAGCTGACCGTGGGCGAACCGGACGACGTCCGCACCCTCGCCGACGGCACCACCCTGAAGCTGGCCGGTCTGGAGTTCTCGGTCGCGCACGCGCCCGGCCATACCAAGGGGTCGGTGACCTTCCGGATGCCCGAGGCGGCGGACGTTCCGCCGGTGTTCTTCTCGGGCGACCTGCTCTTCGCCGGCTCCATCGGACGCACCGACCTGCCCGGCGGCTCCCACGCCGAGATGCTCGAGTCGCTGGCCCGCGTGTGCCTGCCGCTCGACGACTCGACCGTGGTGCTGTCCGGCCACGGCCCCCAGACCACCATCGGCCGGGAGCGCGCGACCAACCCGTACCTGCGGGAGGTCGCCGCCGGCCTCGGAGACGGCACCGCCGCTCCGCGACGAGGAATGTGA
- a CDS encoding ATP-binding protein, producing the protein MRQRAYGNLPSELSGLVGRGAELSELGRLLESSRLVTVTGVGGVGKSRLAVAAARAVQERFPDGVWLAELSSVRDPALLVLTVADALGLTDHTTRPPRTVLAEHLAGRRLLLVLDGFEQLVEDCAGLVQELLQRAPELRVLAAGRRPLALAAEQAFPLAPLGVEDSVRLLTERAVAADPAFGSGRAADPAVLGELCARLDGIPLSLELAAGRLRMLSPEQVLARLEDRFRLLTGGARGALPRHRALRTAIGWSHELCTAQERLLWARLSVFAGAFDLDAAEYVCAGPDVPVENVLDVVGELLAQSLLVREDTAGGVRYRMLETVRAYGAGWLESLGDAERLRRRHRDWYMGLATWCELDWFSPRQQEVAWLVEAELPNLRLALDYCLEDPQEAHLGQYLAGTLWFYWAGCGRLTEGRHWLDRALEQEAAYGTGTVAGAGADTADGPRLKALWVLGYVAALQGDGVASLSALHECREGAVAAGNPVAAAYAVHRMGCLALVSDDMVRADELLGSALEQYREAGELNSNVLMCQVELAMARAFQGELPAALALCEEVREICEERGERWTKAYALYVLAYAALDAGDPAAARVLLTECVTINHAFHDLLGLVLAVELLALVTVAEGHPAEAALLQGAAEPVWDSVGLQLFGSGYFNAPRLRCEERAREQLGAVRYAAEAAAGRGLGLDALAERAVRGPGRHPGPARHAQVPAPPPRPSLPHPTPADP; encoded by the coding sequence ATGCGGCAGCGGGCGTACGGCAATCTTCCCTCGGAGCTCAGCGGCCTCGTCGGGCGGGGTGCCGAACTCTCCGAGCTGGGGCGGCTGCTGGAGTCCTCGCGGCTGGTCACGGTCACGGGGGTCGGCGGGGTGGGGAAGTCCCGGCTGGCGGTCGCGGCGGCCCGGGCGGTGCAGGAACGCTTCCCCGACGGTGTCTGGCTGGCCGAGCTGTCCTCCGTACGCGATCCGGCGCTGCTGGTGCTGACCGTGGCCGATGCGCTGGGGCTGACCGACCACACCACCCGGCCGCCGCGGACGGTGCTGGCCGAGCATCTGGCCGGGCGCCGGCTGCTGCTGGTCCTGGACGGGTTCGAGCAGTTGGTGGAGGACTGTGCCGGGCTGGTGCAGGAGTTGTTGCAGCGGGCTCCGGAGCTACGGGTGCTGGCGGCCGGGCGGCGGCCCCTGGCCCTCGCCGCGGAGCAGGCGTTCCCGCTGGCACCGCTGGGCGTCGAGGATTCCGTACGGCTGCTGACCGAGCGGGCGGTGGCGGCCGATCCGGCGTTCGGGTCCGGCCGGGCGGCGGATCCGGCGGTGCTCGGGGAGCTGTGTGCGCGGCTGGACGGGATCCCTCTGTCGCTGGAACTGGCGGCGGGTCGGCTGCGGATGCTGTCGCCGGAGCAGGTGCTGGCCCGGCTGGAGGACCGGTTCCGGCTGCTGACCGGCGGGGCGCGGGGAGCGCTGCCCCGGCACCGGGCGCTGCGGACGGCGATCGGCTGGAGCCACGAGCTGTGCACGGCGCAGGAGCGGCTGCTGTGGGCGCGGCTGTCGGTGTTCGCGGGCGCCTTCGACCTGGACGCGGCCGAGTACGTGTGCGCCGGGCCGGACGTGCCGGTGGAGAACGTGCTGGATGTGGTGGGCGAGCTGCTGGCGCAGTCGCTGCTGGTCCGTGAGGACACCGCGGGCGGCGTGCGCTACCGGATGCTGGAGACGGTACGGGCGTACGGGGCGGGCTGGCTGGAGTCGCTGGGCGACGCGGAGCGGCTGCGGCGCCGGCACCGGGACTGGTACATGGGCCTGGCGACCTGGTGCGAGCTGGACTGGTTCAGTCCGCGGCAGCAGGAGGTGGCGTGGCTGGTGGAAGCGGAGCTGCCGAACCTGCGACTGGCGCTGGACTACTGCCTGGAGGATCCGCAGGAGGCCCACCTGGGCCAGTACCTGGCCGGGACCCTGTGGTTCTACTGGGCGGGCTGCGGGCGGCTCACGGAGGGCCGGCACTGGCTGGACCGGGCTCTGGAGCAGGAGGCGGCGTACGGAACCGGCACGGTCGCCGGCGCCGGCGCGGACACGGCGGACGGGCCGCGGCTGAAGGCGCTGTGGGTCCTGGGGTACGTGGCGGCCCTCCAGGGTGACGGGGTGGCCTCGCTGAGCGCGCTGCACGAGTGCCGGGAGGGCGCGGTGGCGGCCGGGAACCCGGTGGCCGCGGCGTACGCGGTGCACCGGATGGGGTGCCTGGCGCTGGTCTCGGACGACATGGTGCGGGCCGACGAGCTGCTGGGGTCGGCGCTGGAGCAGTACCGGGAGGCCGGGGAGCTGAACAGCAATGTGCTGATGTGCCAGGTGGAGCTGGCAATGGCACGGGCCTTCCAGGGGGAGCTGCCGGCGGCGCTGGCGCTGTGCGAGGAGGTCCGGGAGATCTGCGAGGAGCGCGGGGAGCGCTGGACGAAGGCCTACGCCCTGTACGTGCTGGCGTACGCGGCGCTGGACGCGGGCGATCCGGCGGCGGCCCGGGTCCTGCTGACCGAGTGCGTGACGATCAACCACGCCTTCCACGATCTGCTGGGGCTGGTGCTGGCGGTGGAGCTGCTGGCGCTGGTGACGGTGGCCGAGGGGCATCCTGCGGAGGCGGCGCTGCTCCAGGGGGCGGCGGAGCCGGTGTGGGACTCGGTGGGGCTCCAGCTGTTCGGGTCGGGGTACTTCAATGCGCCGCGGCTGAGGTGCGAGGAGCGGGCGCGGGAGCAGCTGGGGGCGGTGCGGTACGCCGCGGAGGCGGCGGCGGGGCGGGGGCTGGGCCTGGACGCGCTGGCCGAGCGCGCGGTCCGCGGGCCGGGCCGCCACCCGGGCCCGGCCCGCCACGCCCAGGTTCCGGCGCCGCCCCCTCGCCCCTCGCTCCCCCACCCGACCCCGGCGGATCCGTGA
- a CDS encoding DUF6167 family protein yields MFRRTFWFTAGAAAGVWATTKVNRKLKQLTPESLAAQAADKAVEAGHRLKDFALDVKTGMRRREDELKDALGLHADPDRPDNVRALPGQRRLRAIQNHSTDRPNYSYDRNEDH; encoded by the coding sequence ATGTTCCGCCGTACCTTCTGGTTCACCGCAGGCGCAGCCGCCGGCGTGTGGGCCACCACCAAAGTCAACCGGAAGCTCAAGCAGCTGACCCCGGAGAGCCTCGCCGCGCAGGCCGCGGACAAGGCCGTCGAGGCGGGCCACCGCCTCAAGGACTTCGCCCTCGACGTCAAGACGGGAATGCGCCGGCGCGAGGACGAGCTGAAAGATGCACTGGGTCTGCACGCAGATCCGGACCGGCCCGACAACGTGCGCGCCCTGCCGGGGCAGCGCCGCCTGCGGGCCATCCAGAACCACAGCACCGACCGACCGAACTATTCATACGACCGGAATGAGGACCACTGA
- a CDS encoding vitamin K epoxide reductase family protein: protein MLRMRDAGTETTTRTVGASRALAWLLVITGAAGLLAAWVITIDKFKLLEDPDFVPGCSFNPVVACGNIMKSDQASAFGFPNPMLGLVTYGIVICVGMSLLAGARFRRWYWLTFNAGTLFGVGFCAWLMYQSLYEINSLCLWCCLAWVATIVMFWYVTSHNVREGLLPAPAWLKGFFTEFTWVLPVLHIGIIGMLILTRWWDFWTS, encoded by the coding sequence ATGCTCCGCATGAGAGACGCGGGCACGGAGACCACCACTCGGACGGTCGGCGCGAGCCGGGCACTGGCCTGGCTGCTGGTGATAACGGGCGCGGCGGGACTGCTGGCCGCCTGGGTGATCACCATCGACAAGTTCAAGCTGCTGGAGGACCCGGACTTCGTTCCCGGTTGCAGCTTCAACCCGGTCGTGGCCTGCGGCAACATCATGAAGAGCGACCAGGCGTCCGCCTTCGGCTTCCCGAACCCGATGCTCGGCCTGGTGACCTACGGGATCGTGATCTGCGTCGGCATGAGCCTGCTGGCCGGCGCCCGGTTCCGCCGCTGGTACTGGCTCACCTTCAACGCCGGCACCCTCTTCGGCGTCGGATTCTGCGCCTGGCTGATGTACCAGTCGCTGTACGAGATCAACTCGCTGTGCCTGTGGTGCTGCCTGGCCTGGGTCGCCACCATCGTCATGTTCTGGTACGTCACCTCGCACAACGTCCGCGAGGGGCTGCTGCCCGCGCCGGCCTGGCTCAAGGGCTTCTTCACCGAGTTCACCTGGGTGCTGCCGGTCCTGCACATCGGGATCATCGGGATGCTGATCCTGACCCGCTGGTGGGACTTCTGGACCTCCTGA
- a CDS encoding DUF948 domain-containing protein, translating into MSGGEVAGILVAVFWAILVSFLAVALARLAQTLKATTKLVAEVTEQAVPLLADASTTVRSARTQLDRVDAIASDVQEVTANASALSSTVASTFGGPLVKVAAFGYGVRKALGRTDDVPTRTERRTVIVGRTVPAARRRKQKG; encoded by the coding sequence GTGTCCGGTGGAGAGGTGGCCGGGATCCTCGTGGCCGTCTTCTGGGCGATCCTGGTCTCCTTCCTCGCCGTGGCGCTGGCGAGGCTGGCGCAGACGCTCAAGGCGACCACCAAGCTGGTCGCGGAGGTGACCGAGCAGGCCGTTCCGCTGCTGGCCGACGCCTCCACCACGGTCCGCTCCGCCCGCACCCAGCTCGACCGGGTCGACGCCATCGCCAGCGATGTGCAGGAGGTCACCGCCAACGCCTCCGCGCTCTCCTCCACCGTGGCCTCCACCTTCGGCGGCCCGCTGGTCAAGGTCGCGGCCTTCGGCTACGGAGTCCGCAAGGCGCTGGGCCGTACGGATGACGTGCCGACGCGCACCGAGCGACGTACCGTGATCGTCGGACGGACCGTGCCGGCCGCCCGCCGCCGGAAGCAGAAGGGCTAG
- the rpsD gene encoding 30S ribosomal protein S4, with protein MNQKRPKVKKSRALGIALTPKAVKYFEARPYPPGEHGRGRKQNSDYKVRLLEKQRLRAQYDISERQMARAYDRAKKAEGKTGEALVVELERRLDALVLRSGIARTIYQARQMVVHGHIEVNGGKVDKPSFRVRPDDVITVRERSREKHPFQVAREGGYAGEGEAPRYLQINLKALAFRLDRDPQRKEIPVICDEQLVVEYYAR; from the coding sequence GTGAACCAGAAGCGACCCAAGGTCAAGAAGTCGCGTGCTCTCGGCATCGCCCTGACGCCGAAGGCCGTCAAGTACTTCGAGGCCCGCCCCTACCCGCCGGGCGAGCACGGCCGTGGCCGCAAGCAGAACTCGGACTACAAGGTCCGTCTGCTCGAGAAGCAGCGTCTGCGCGCTCAGTACGACATCTCCGAGCGTCAGATGGCCCGCGCGTACGACCGCGCCAAGAAGGCCGAGGGCAAGACGGGCGAGGCGCTGGTCGTCGAGCTCGAGCGTCGTCTCGACGCCCTGGTCCTGCGTTCGGGCATCGCCCGCACCATCTACCAGGCTCGCCAGATGGTCGTCCACGGCCACATCGAGGTCAACGGTGGCAAGGTCGACAAGCCGTCGTTCCGTGTCCGCCCGGACGACGTCATCACCGTGCGTGAGCGCTCCCGCGAGAAGCACCCCTTCCAGGTTGCCCGCGAGGGTGGCTACGCCGGCGAGGGCGAGGCCCCGCGCTACCTTCAGATCAACCTGAAGGCGCTCGCGTTCCGTCTGGACCGCGACCCGCAGCGCAAGGAGATCCCCGTGATCTGCGACGAGCAGCTCGTCGTCGAGTACTACGCCCGCTGA
- a CDS encoding DUF2470 domain-containing protein, producing the protein MPAARTVTPDGDVILLVSGESAAARAAAHAQDDDLTAVIEITDVAPVSVPHRIRGRAWLSGWLTPVRGAEERAACAALLAERQPVGELLGIGEALYADPAPGMYGRPAWMLLRLEVGEITVDDLWGTEQVDPEELAAAEPDPLLPHETELLQHLHAAHRDRVADLRGLLGHRAADSLHAVPLALDRLGLRVRFVAGTAAGSFDARFDFPQPVADVCGLRRAMHHLFAAAAAPDAR; encoded by the coding sequence ATGCCGGCCGCGCGGACCGTCACCCCGGACGGGGACGTGATTCTCCTTGTTTCCGGGGAATCCGCGGCTGCCAGGGCAGCCGCTCACGCCCAGGACGACGACCTCACAGCGGTGATCGAGATCACTGATGTGGCGCCGGTGTCCGTGCCCCATCGTATCCGGGGCCGCGCCTGGCTGTCCGGCTGGCTCACTCCGGTACGCGGGGCCGAGGAGCGGGCCGCCTGCGCCGCCCTGCTCGCGGAGCGGCAGCCGGTCGGCGAGCTGCTCGGCATCGGCGAGGCCCTGTACGCCGACCCGGCGCCCGGCATGTACGGGCGGCCCGCCTGGATGCTGCTGCGCCTGGAAGTCGGCGAGATCACGGTGGACGACCTGTGGGGAACCGAACAGGTGGACCCCGAGGAGCTGGCCGCGGCCGAGCCCGACCCGCTGCTGCCGCACGAGACGGAACTGCTCCAGCACCTCCACGCGGCCCACCGGGACCGGGTCGCCGACCTGCGCGGTCTGCTGGGCCACCGCGCGGCGGACTCCCTCCACGCCGTCCCGCTCGCCCTGGACCGGCTCGGCCTGCGGGTGCGCTTCGTCGCCGGGACCGCCGCCGGCTCCTTCGACGCGCGCTTCGACTTCCCGCAGCCGGTGGCGGACGTCTGCGGCCTGCGCCGGGCCATGCACCACCTGTTCGCCGCAGCCGCCGCGCCCGACGCCCGTTGA
- the hisS gene encoding histidine--tRNA ligase — protein sequence MSTFKAPKGTYDLIPPYSAKYLAVREAISGPLRKSGYGYVETPGFEDVDLFARGVGESTDIVTKEMYTLTTKGGANLALRPEGTASVLRAALEANLHKAGGLPVKLWYSGSYYRYERPQKGRYRHFSQVGAEAIGAEDPALDAELIILADQAYRALGLSNFRILLNSLGDKECRPVYREALQGFLRGLDLDEETVRRAEINPLRVLDDKRPEVQKQLTGAPMLRDYLCDACKAYHEEVRALITAAGVAFEDDEKLVRGLDYYTRTTFEFVHDGLGSQSAVGGGGRYDGLSEMIGGPALPSVGWALGVDRTVLALEAEGIELDIPPTTSVFAVALGEEARRVLFGTVVELRKAGIAADFAFGGKGLKGAMKDANRSGARLTMVAGERDLAEGVVQLKDMESGEQVAVPLDALVETVRAKLV from the coding sequence GTGAGCACCTTCAAGGCCCCCAAGGGCACGTACGACCTGATTCCGCCGTACTCCGCCAAGTACCTGGCCGTCCGCGAGGCCATCTCCGGACCGCTCCGGAAGTCCGGCTACGGGTACGTCGAGACCCCCGGCTTCGAGGACGTCGACCTCTTCGCCCGCGGTGTCGGCGAGTCCACCGACATCGTGACCAAGGAGATGTACACCCTCACCACCAAGGGCGGCGCGAACCTGGCGCTGCGCCCCGAGGGCACCGCCTCCGTCCTGCGCGCGGCGCTGGAGGCCAACCTGCACAAGGCCGGCGGCCTGCCGGTCAAGCTGTGGTACTCCGGCTCGTACTACCGGTACGAGCGCCCGCAGAAGGGCCGCTACCGCCACTTCTCCCAGGTGGGCGCGGAGGCGATCGGCGCCGAGGACCCGGCGCTGGACGCCGAGCTGATCATCCTGGCCGACCAGGCGTACCGCGCGCTGGGCCTGTCGAACTTCCGGATCCTGCTGAACTCGCTGGGCGACAAGGAGTGCCGTCCGGTGTACCGGGAGGCCCTCCAGGGCTTCCTGCGCGGCCTGGACCTGGACGAGGAGACCGTCCGCCGGGCCGAGATCAACCCGCTCCGGGTCCTCGACGACAAGCGGCCCGAGGTCCAGAAGCAGCTGACCGGCGCGCCGATGCTGCGCGACTACCTGTGCGACGCGTGCAAGGCGTACCACGAGGAGGTGCGCGCGCTGATCACTGCCGCGGGCGTGGCCTTCGAGGACGACGAGAAGCTGGTGCGCGGCCTGGACTACTACACCCGCACCACCTTCGAGTTCGTGCACGACGGTCTGGGCTCGCAGTCGGCGGTCGGCGGCGGCGGCCGGTACGACGGCCTGTCCGAGATGATCGGCGGCCCGGCGCTGCCGTCGGTGGGCTGGGCGCTGGGTGTGGACCGCACGGTGCTCGCCCTGGAGGCCGAGGGCATCGAGCTGGACATCCCACCGACCACCAGCGTGTTCGCGGTGGCCCTGGGCGAGGAGGCCCGCCGGGTGCTGTTCGGCACCGTCGTCGAGCTGCGCAAGGCCGGCATCGCCGCGGACTTCGCGTTCGGCGGCAAGGGCCTCAAGGGGGCCATGAAGGACGCGAACCGCTCGGGCGCCCGCCTCACCATGGTCGCCGGCGAGCGCGACCTGGCCGAGGGCGTCGTCCAGCTCAAGGACATGGAGTCCGGCGAGCAGGTGGCCGTACCGCTGGACGCACTGGTCGAGACCGTCCGGGCGAAGCTGGTCTGA
- a CDS encoding replication-associated recombination protein A, whose protein sequence is MEPDLFTAAAEDRQEKDPASSPLAVRMRPRTLDEVVGQQHLLKPGSPLRRLVGEGAGGPAGSSSVILWGPPGIGKTTLAYVVSQATRKRFVELSAITAGVKEVRAVIEGAKRAAGGYGKETVLFLDEIHRFSKAQQDSLLPAVENRWVTLIAATTENPYFSIISPLLSRSLLLTLEPLTDADLSALLGRALTEERGLNGAVTLPADAEAHLLRIAGGDARRALTALEAGAGSALAKGEEEISLRTLEEAVDRAAVRYDRDGDQHYDVASALIKSIRGSDVDAALHYLARMIEAGEDPRFIARRLMISASEDIGLADPTALPTAVAAAQAVALIGFPEAALTLSHATIALALAPKSNTATTAIGAALADVRAGLAGPVPPHLRDGHYKGAAKLGHAQGYVYPHDVPGAIAAQQYAPDAIHGRRYYEPTRYGAEARYADIAERVRSRLRGDT, encoded by the coding sequence GTGGAACCAGACCTGTTCACCGCAGCTGCCGAAGACCGCCAGGAGAAAGATCCCGCGAGCTCCCCGCTCGCCGTCCGGATGCGCCCGCGCACCCTGGACGAGGTCGTCGGCCAGCAGCACCTGCTCAAGCCCGGGTCGCCGCTGCGGCGGCTGGTCGGCGAGGGGGCGGGAGGCCCGGCCGGTTCCTCCTCGGTGATCCTCTGGGGCCCGCCCGGCATCGGGAAGACCACTCTGGCGTACGTGGTCAGCCAGGCCACCCGGAAGCGGTTCGTGGAGCTGTCCGCCATCACCGCCGGGGTGAAGGAGGTGCGGGCGGTCATCGAGGGTGCCAAGCGCGCGGCCGGCGGGTACGGCAAGGAGACCGTCCTCTTCCTCGACGAGATCCACCGGTTCAGCAAGGCCCAGCAGGACTCCCTGCTGCCGGCCGTGGAGAACCGCTGGGTCACCCTGATCGCCGCGACCACCGAGAACCCGTACTTCTCGATCATCTCCCCGCTGCTGTCGCGCTCCCTGCTGCTGACCCTGGAGCCGCTGACCGACGCCGACCTGAGCGCGCTGCTGGGGCGGGCGCTGACGGAGGAGCGCGGTCTGAACGGCGCGGTCACCCTGCCCGCCGATGCCGAGGCGCACCTGCTGCGGATCGCGGGCGGTGACGCGCGGCGGGCGCTGACCGCCCTGGAGGCGGGCGCCGGATCGGCCCTGGCCAAGGGCGAGGAGGAGATCAGCCTCCGGACGCTGGAGGAGGCGGTCGACCGGGCGGCGGTCCGCTACGACCGGGACGGCGACCAGCACTACGACGTGGCCAGCGCCCTGATCAAGTCGATCCGCGGCTCGGACGTGGACGCGGCGCTGCACTACCTGGCCCGGATGATCGAGGCGGGGGAGGACCCGCGGTTCATCGCCCGACGGCTGATGATCTCGGCGAGCGAGGACATCGGGCTGGCCGATCCCACGGCCCTGCCAACGGCGGTCGCCGCAGCCCAGGCGGTGGCCCTGATCGGCTTCCCGGAGGCCGCGCTCACCCTCTCGCACGCCACCATCGCCCTGGCGCTGGCCCCGAAGTCGAACACCGCGACCACCGCGATCGGCGCGGCCCTGGCCGACGTCCGCGCGGGCCTGGCCGGACCGGTCCCGCCGCACCTGAGGGACGGGCACTACAAGGGGGCCGCCAAGCTGGGGCATGCGCAGGGGTATGTCTACCCGCACGATGTGCCGGGTGCCATCGCGGCCCAGCAGTACGCCCCGGACGCCATCCACGGCCGCCGCTACTACGAACCGACCCGGTACGGGGCCGAGGCCCGCTACGCGGACATCGCCGAGCGCGTCCGCAGCCGCCTCCGCGGCGACACCTGA